The genome window GGCAGAGGTTTGCATGCCTCCATGGCATGTGTCTTCCAGCACCTgaatccttttttctgttttggggtttttttaataaatcatatgtcaactgcaatattttttaaacaaggctGAACTGCCATCTCACATTATAAATCCCGTCGTAAATCTTAGTTACAAACCAAAGAGGACCTAATATCCTGTTGTTGAGTATCGCTGATTTTTAATACACCCTGAGGTCACTGGAAGAGATTGTCCTTTAGTTTAATAAGTGTAGTACTTTTTCATCTGTTGGGGAGTAGATAGTTTTGTAGGCAAAGATAACTTTAATCCTCGCAGTCAGCAAACAGCCAACAATTTCAGTGTTAGCAGTTACCAAGTGTCACCTGCACACTTAAGCTACTCCTAGACCACCTTTGTCAGCACACAGACCCTTATTTTTTGCAGAACATGTAGTAAGTAGCACCCTTAGTGAAATTTTCAGGGTATCTTCCAAAACAACACTGGTTCATTTAGGCTTGGAACATGTTCTCAAGGGAAGCTCAacagttttttaatatatttacctctttcattttaatagaaatgctCTTTTCAAACGAATACATCTTCTGCACTGTCCCCAGTCTGGACATATTGGCATTTTTTTATAGATGACATCCCGAAGAACTTTGTGCGCACtaataaaatgaatgttttatttaGATTGGCTATGGCTAACCTAAGTGAAATGCAAAAAAGTAAATGAGCAATAATAAAGTAAACTGGAATAGTAACAAGGTAAGGAAGTTGACTTTTAAGATACATACATCAGTTACACATGCTAGCATCGTCTTTGGTTTTCATAGTATCCACTGCACCTGCATAAAAGGGCGGTAATCTACATGATGATGCCGTGTTTGCAGATGAAGATGTAACTTTGCAATTGCCCTCagcatggaaaaaacccaacacctctCTTTGCAAGTTCCCCTGTTAAGCAGGGGGGAGAACTTAGGCAGGTATCAGCTGGCGGGACATCGTAAAGCTGATGGGCGTCacgctgatttacaccagctaagTTCCTATGCTTTCACTTCATTTTAGAAACTGCCCATAAAGTTGCAAACTGATCCCAGCATCACTTGAGCTATTCGTGAGCTGTAGAAGGCTGCAGCAGTGTGGCGTTGACTTGACAAGTGTAGTGTGTTGGTATAACAAATAGGTATGTGCTCTGTGTGTCTCTAGTTCTGTATACCTTTACGCAGAGGAAAAGGTAACAGATCATTGCCTGGCCGCTTCATCTTTGCTTAAGTGTCTTGCTTTGTATGTTCAGCACTAAGTAAAATGTGTGTGTTGTGCTGACAGATAATTGTGATCGTGAGCTTACCGAGAAGCTGTTCAATTTACAGCGTTATTTCGTGTTGTGTGTCTCTAACCAACTGACAGATCTTCCTTGTGGTATTGTGCTTTGGAGGCTCggtggtgggtggggaggagcaGCGATAGCGGCTGCCGACTGTTTCTAAAACACTGATGTCATTGTTTCTGGTGGTGACACTGAGCCAGCAGAAAAGCGAGCTCTGGAATcaacaaaggaaattaaaagctatGTATCTCGCGCAGGTGGACACTTTGCTGTTGTTTGCTAGCTCCATGCTGTGGCATCTACTGGCAGCAGTAGTTTTGAAGGCAGCAAAGCccgtttttcttttaatagtggatttaaaaaaaaaaaaaaagtagaagggGGCTACATAAAATTCCCATATTATGAGAATGAGACTGTACAAGCTATGTGAAGCTTTTATGCTCTCACTACATTTTAGACAAGCAGGTGTCACTGAAAATTATACTGAATTTATTCAAAATCTcaggtgaggggggaggaaatCAAACAAGGAATAAGTAGAGATTTAAACAAGGTAACCGACTATACCAGAGGAGAGATGACTGGCAAAATGAAGACTTCTTTTAAGCCTGTAGCTGCTGAGTACTAAGTCTTTACAGTTACCACACTCTGCATAGAAGATAGGAAAAAGAGCAATTATAAAACCAGACTCTGCCCTTACACTGGTTTAGTGCGATCACTTTTCTGCAGCATTGCTGGAACATCACTGGGAGCGAAAGTGTTAGCCTGTAACAGATAGCTGTGCATGTGGAAAGGTCACTGTAAAATGCTTTAATCTTAATTAAGCAAGTGCATTTGGATATAACTGAACAGCTGGAAAAGCATCACAGGTCTCTTTCTGGAGCAGAACAGTGTCTCCGAGTGCCAGATTTGAGGTCAGCCCTGGCCAGCGTTGCCCATGGCATGTACTGGAACCGCGTAAAGCCCTTCTGCTGCTGGGAGCACAGGGTAGCTCTTGGATGGAGGCTGAACGTGGCTGGTGCTGCTACCGTTGCCCTATGTAGTAGAGAAACTGaggtctggcggtatctgggatGAAGCAATATGGTAGTAGTACGGTTATGTTTGATTTAGGGGGATAATAATAGAAGGATCCTCTGGCCTTGGAGTGAACACGCACAGGGGAAGCAATTATACGGTTGGATTTTAGAGGCCGCTTATGACTTCGTGGGGATGAAagcaaggggagagaaagaagcagatgaagaagagaacaaaaataccTGCTGACGTGCTGTCAAACAGCAGAGGACTGAGTCTTATTGTTAGAATATTCTGGAAATCGCTTTTCCTAAACAGTGAAGTAGAGGGAAACTGAATGTGAACTTGCTTCTGCGTGTACAGATTAGCAAGCTGGAAAGATTCTGCTTTTGAGGAGACTCACTGCTTGAAATAGCTTGAAGTTAGAATAGGGGAACTATATTATTACAACTACTCAGTTTTCCATGTAAATTAAGAAATGCTTCCAAAtcagaccttaaaaaaaataaaaccaaaaaacccagaagaactGAATTGCGTCTGTAAATTATCAGCAGGTATTTGTTTCTCCTAAACTTCCTTTTTTGAGTTGAGTTTCCCTACGGTTTGTCCCTGACTAGAAAAAAGGGCTCAGTAGAGACGTGTTCCTGGAAGTGAGACAAACTGAGGAGGTGACCTTGAGTCACTGTCCAGAGCTTTCTGAAAGGTGACTGAGATGTCTTCCACTGCCTGTAGAGGGACATTGGACCAAGCTCTTCATCGGGATTTGGTCTCCTGGGACACCCTTGCCCAGCAAGCTCTCTCTAGTAgttgaggaagggaagggcttaAAAAAGCAATACTATATTTGGACGGAAAACGTAGCAAACAAAGGATGCAAGTAATCCAAGGTAACTGCAGTCCTTTTATAGGTTAGTAGGACAACAGATGGAAAATATAGTCATACGGTCCGGTAGcccaaaatacagctttttttcttatatatccTTGCTGGAATTCATAGCTACCACACCAAGCAGTGGGACACTATCCAAGAACAAGCCGTAGCACAATGTCAGAGAGACCAGATACCAAGCTACTATGTGTAACGTACATTTGAGGAACTGGttgctgctgtgcagagcacagTTTGAGCTTTCTGCTGATGCCGTTAACTTTAAGCTTTTTCGCAGAAGAGATGGTTTGAGCAGAGCAGAATCACCGTTATCACagctgtggaaaataaaaaaaaataatcgctCAGGGTTAAAATAGCTAAAATgaaagaactgattttaaaaatgattCAAACTAAACAATCATTTTAAAAAGGAGGTCGACTAAAATAAGTTGAAAAAATCCCATAGTCGGGTTTCTCACTCCTCGGGAGATGGAGGAGGAATTGCTCTGCCCGGTGTTTGCCCGTGCGTGTGCTGCCGGGGCCGCGTGTGCCGGTGGGGGTGCATCTGGAACAGGCACTCAAAAGTTTGGAGACTTTTTGCCCAAGCAGTAACTGGGCACTTCCTGGTTTCAGCCCCTGGTGTACTTTCTGCTGAGAAGCGAAGGGTGGTCTGTGCTTCCCACGCCCGGGTCTGACCAGGCAGGACTGTTTCTGCAGTCAGATCCAGGCAGCCTTTGACCTGCTGCCGCTTGCGTTTTCTTTACGCTTTTCCTTCAGGAGTTCAGTATTattctgcctccctctccatcATTTTCTCACTGTTGCGTTTCCTTCAACTACCAAGGTGTTTTCCCCACGGCGTCTTGGTTTATCCTTTGTCCATCTTTGCCTGTTGAAAATGGCCCCACTGAGTTAGTGGGAGAGCGCTTGCTTTCGTCTTTCTTTCACCTTGGAGTCACTTTATTGCAAAAATAAGTTCACCACTTCCaatcttttttccccatacaCCAAATAAATCGAACCATTCTTTGCATCTTCAGAATTCgcatttttggcatttttccaTCTAGTTGCTACATACAGCTTTATTGCTAATAAACATTTGTGACCCGTTTCTGCCAATGCTTGACGTAACCTCTTGAATTTTCTGGCTTGTAAAAAGGAATAGTCTATCGTCTGTAAACTCCAGATTCTCACTTGTTATCATCAAATCACCAAATTCACCCTGTTATCATCAGGGCATCTGCAGAAACCAAGGTGGTGTGATACAGTATTTGTAATTCAGACTCTTCCCTGTCTGTCCTGCCGTGCGCAGGGTATGCAGACCCAGAAGGGTCTTTTGGGCCATAAGCATGAGGTTTCAGAAAGGattttctgaaattatatttttctctttttctttttttccccctggccaAAGTGTAACGCTAGCGTGAGTGTTCTCATGGGGCTTGTCAAACAGTTTCTTTTGTTGAGCTACCTAGAATGTCAAGCAGAACTTGGAGTTATAGTCTAAAAGCTAATTTTCTATAATGTATTGTTCTCTAAAGATAGAAAAAATAGGCTCCTCTCCATTTAGTGTACTGTAGTTATGTCTGATGGCAGTCAACTGCAGCTCATGACTGTCAGTATTCTTATTTTTAGAGGTTTTTCTCCTGTAAAAGGAGTTGCATTAAATCAAGAACGTGACAAGTTCCACAAATCATGAAGTCGCTGCATCATCGGGTACCCCACTGCATCCTTTTTGCTTCTCTCCTTAATAGCTACATGTCATTTCTTGTAGTTTCTTCTGATCTTATTTTTACCTCAACTCTTAACTGCACTTTGAATACAAGCTTTGTTAGCTGAGCTTACTTGTGCCCTAAACACATTTGACAGGTCACTGCAGATCTGATCTCATGTCAGCATAAGATGGGATGCGCGTTATTTCTATAAAATAGTCCACCACgttacatgccttttttttttttctcaacagcCCTTGCAAAGTTTCCTCTAAATCCACAGTTTGCTGATAAGCTCAGGATTGGCTTCTCAACATCCCCAACGGTCTTCAAAATCCTTCTGGTGATGGTATCCCATCTCAGGAGACTAACATCTTTACCTAGGCAGTTAGATATCCATTCCTTATGCATAGCCTCTGGGTGTTAGCAGTAATTACTCCTCTAAGTGCCTCTTATCCAGCTATCCTTTTATTGCAGACTCACCCCAAGATCTCATCTAAGGTTAACTGATGAAATGTTATTTCAGATGagatttcccttcctcttcaAAGCATCGTTCCTTGAAATCTGAGGCTTTGCTACACAAAGTTGATACAAGAGCGCATTCCCTCTGctgtcataaaataaaatgccagggATATCCTTAGATAGACTTGCTTCACAGGTCCCAGACTAGCAAGGGATGAACTAGTCGTGCTAGTGTGGAATTTCCTGGCAGTGAAGAGAGCTCGGTGCTGCCCTGGCAACTTTGCCACTATCCTTGACCGCTTCCAAGCACTCGGTTGGACCTGCACACACATCCCTGCTGAGGGTGGTGCCACTTACGAGGGGGAGATGTGCAAGAGCTTTGTAGTTGGTAAAATGGTCCACGTGGTTATTCACCTTGGCTTGCCTGTAGGTGAATTAAATGCTATTATAGAAGTCTTAAAGCAGCAAATATACATAAAGGTGTGCACTGAAAAGTGGAAGAGAAGTTCCTAGCTAGGAGCTAAATGTTAGGGGTGTTTGATGGACACTCCATGTCCtgcattttccttccctctccgTCCAAGCCcctgatattttctctctctgctgttaAGAGGAGGTGGGTGGCAAGCACAAGCCACCATTTATGCACTCAGCAGAGTACATGTACCTTCATACTGGCTGCTGGGCAGAAAAGTTTGAGTCAGAGTGCTCTGGGTGTATGCATACTACCCGCAGAGGCACATGCATACAGATAATGCACTTTGGAAGCCTCCAGCTTTGGTAAGTATCACTTCTTTCTCTGTTCCATGATATTTGCGCTCACATGAGCTTTTCACAAGCGCTTTTGCAGATCAGAATATCTGAGAACTTGTGAATGTAAGTGACATTTGCTGCTCcatgttttaaatataaactttgtGTCTTTAAAGTACTGATGATCTGCTTTTCAGTATAAAATCAGTTGTCTCGGTATATTGCATGTTTGGACTGTAGGTTCCCTCAGCTTCTTGCTCTGAGACAGCTAACAGAATTGAGACGCTGAAATTGCAATGAGGAGTTGAGATCGCCGCCTCAATTCCCTCATTCTCAAGCAGCGTGGCAAGTTCTCACATTAAGCAAAtggcttgttttgtttctcatAGATTTCCTGAACATTAGCAATGGTTTTGAGCAGTttctaattgatttttaaaacccTAACCCTCTGCTTCTCtcatccttccctctctcctgtgtgtgtctctgtgtatgtgctttttgtcttttttttttttgtgtgtgtgcgtgtgtgttttgttttgttttgttttgtttttcttttttggtggcTTGTGTATCCTTTCCCTGCGTTGCGGTGCTGTTTCACGCTGCAGAATTCGTCCAGCTCTGCCTCTTCAGAAGCCTCTGAAACCTGCCAGTCAGTGAGCGAGTGCAGTTCCCCCACCTCAGTCAGCTCAGGCTCCACCATGGGGGCTTGGGCCTCCACAGATAAGGTGAAAAACTTCATCTCAAAGACATACAAACCTACTAGCTCGTTATCCAAACCCAGCAACATTTGGACAAAAAAAACTCCGTGCATGGGATGCAGCCTGGATTCCTCCCTGTGAAGATGAGAATAGGAACTGTTGCACACTCCCTTAGAAATGAATCTGTGCAAATAAATCACGGCGATGCTTGCCTTTAAACTAGCTGCTAGGGGGAAGCTGCAAATCGGGCATTTTACAGGGGTGATTTTCTAAGAAAAGCTCTTTGTCCACCTTTTCTACTCAAAGAGATTGTGGAATGGTGCCCAAACCCCACTGGTTGCCTAGCAAGGAGCAGCTTGCCCAGGTTGTACTGTTTGTggcttctcccccttctcctgctAGGTGGTACGCATTACACTGAGCAATTGGGGTGTGGTTTTgaccaaaacaaaaaggaaaaaaaaatacacacggCTGGAATAAATTATGGAGGATACACTCTGAATTGGGGGAGGAAGTGGTAGCGGTCTCCGTTCTCATCTGGTAAATccttgctgttggtttttttcctttttttttttttttcccccttccataTCATCACACGGCCAGAACACGTCATTTTCGAAGGCTGtgtgcttttcctctctgtccaGCTGCATAGAATAAACGCCAGCAATGCGAATGCCTCCAGTGTTGGGAATGTTTCGTTTCTATGTCCGCGGTCTGCAGGGCACCTAAACTGCAAAGGCTTTTCCAGAGTGTGCCGTGTTCATGGACAGAAGGCAAAGCTGCCCAGCTGGAGACAATGACTGCtagactgaagtctgaaatttgTTATACCAAATAACAATTTTCAAGCAGTCTCACTTCTGAACCAAGCATTGTATcaattttctgttgtttatttgcAGCAAAGctaaggttttttctttcttttgtgttaaGATACAGAAGTTTTCTCCCTTGAACATCAGAGTCGCAGTATATTTTCATATTCATTCTGTTTAtattaatttctctgtttttgtttttttatttgtttcgtTTCCAGTTGTCTAATGGGTTTTATCACTGTAGTTTATCAAGTGACCCATCCGTAGCTTCAGTTGGTGCAGGTCCTTTCCCTCATTTCCCGCCTGTCTCCCGCGCGTGGACTCGGGCTCCCTCAGCCCTCCTTCCAGACTACGTTCATTATTACACCATTGGGCCAGGCATGTTACCATCATCTAAGATCCCTAGCTGGAAGGTTTGTGTTCCTTTTGTTGTGGCAGTCCTCACCTCCTCATACCAACAGCGTGCGCACGGCGGTTGTTGCTACCTTTCGATCCATGTAATTACTCGTTGATTTGCTCTGTTTAATATCACTCTGAATGGGCGCTGCATGGTGATAATCAGAGAGCTAAAATCCGGTAGTGGATATTTCTGAATGACCTTGTCTATTCCGGCACTGCCTAAAACACATTAAAGCTGACAACACCTAGGTAGGAAGGAATAGTTTAACTCTGGAACGTTGGTGAAAGCACTCTGGGCTCTATTCAGCGAGAAGAGAGCTTGTTGAGCGCCGCCAAAGCGCTCGCTTCAGCAGGGAAGTGCAGGCTTGGCATCCAGTCGGCTTAGTGAAACCATACGTTGAACAACACGATCTTCTCCCTGCGGCGGCTGTGCTTGGCCCCGACCTTGGCCGTAGGCAGCCATGCTCTTGTAGATCCAGCTGGAGCGGTTTAAGAAGACGCTCGTCACCAGGAGAACCCCAGCGGTGACTGAAGCTGTCCTAGCTTTGCTGCCACAGACTGGGAGGGCTCACCCAGCTTGTTTTGCTCTCTTGGGTGAGACCACCGAAAAAGTCAGAGTGCAGGAACTTCTTTCAGTTGCTCCAGCTGGATCTGCAGGGATCTTCCTTGGCATCAAAACGTCTCCGCTCTGATGGAGCATTGACTCTCATCCCGGCCAGGTGATTCCCCTGGGAGACTGCCCCGGAGCGAGGGGAGAAGGTCTCTTGTCTGTTGCCCTGAATCTTCACGAGGCTGTTGTGCAGTTGATAGCAGCTGCCCAGGTCTTAGATGCCTGTGGATGGTTATATGACACTGCATATGCACCATGGGACCTTCTTAAACATGTAAATTGAGATACCTCATTACAGATCCCCCTAATCTCgctctccagcagctggagacTGTTGAAACGCACAGCCAGGGTGGCCACAGTGGTCCTGGGGCTTCAGCATCATTAGTTGTGTCTATGCTAGAAGCGCTTTGCCAGTATATTTCACAGCAAAACTTCCAGCGGAGACACAACTGTTAAGGCAAAGCAGAGTTCCGTATGtgttaataaaaccaaaatacctGTCTGCACGAGGGGCTTCTGTCAGTACAGCTGCCGTGCACTCATACCTTGGACTGAGACACATGTCAGTGAAATCTAGAGTGTGGCCTTAGCCCGTCGTTAATTCTTTATCAGCAGACTGTGCGGAGGCTGCCCAGCAGCCAGCTGCTGCCAGTGGTGGGGTCTGTGGCCTGTTCTCACGCACGAgttgtttcttctatttttatttttaaagtacccCTTATCTCGGTGGAGGAAAACTCTCTTAGGAGTGGGCTTGCCCCTACGGCAGCTCACATCTGGGGAGCTGCTGCGTAGCGGTGGTTCTGCGTCCCAGCACAGGTCACCGGTCAGTCCTGCTCTCTGTGTGCCACGTCTGGTTTCTGGACACCCTCAGGACTTTGCTTAATAGAGCCCTGAGTGAATATAGCCCTCGTGGCCTGAggaatttctgtttcaaatttgGCACCAGTAATTCAGAGTGAAGTTAAGTCTTTCTTCAGTACAGATGATTATTATAATCTAGATTTCAGCTAGCAAGTCAACCAAGAGATTACTCAGAGTTGCTCCTCTAATGTGTATCAAGAATCTGTTCAAGCCTAATTTTTCAGAATTGAAGACATGCTCAACAGAACTTGCGTACATCTAGAGCAGTTACATCGCTGATTGGACGTTTATCTATATTTTCTGCTGCGTGCCAGTggtttttgcatttgaatttctgaaaatatagGCTTTAACACAACAGAATTTCATTTAGAGAAAACTAtagtattaaaatgttaaatatcttCACATAAGAACAGTTAAATAGAATTGGAAATTTAGATTCCCTTTAATAAAGGGCGATAGGATTTGTAAGTGAAGATTTTTAATATTCTCAAATTTATTTCTGGCCTATTCAGAAAGGCATATCCAGTTTGATACATAATATCTGTTGCATTAAAATTGCCCCTTTGCATAGTTTTACTTGTAATTAAAGCACAATTACTGATGAAAACTATCACTAACAAGCACATTTCCTTAGGACTGGGCCAAACCAGGCCCATACGATCAGCCAATGGTGAACACATTGCAACGTCGCAAGGAAAAGCGCGAACCAGATCTCAATGGAGGAGCTCAGAGCGGACCACCTGTGTCCCCTGAGGAGGCCCAGAGACCTCGGAGCATGACGGTGTCGGCTGCCACAAGGGTGAAGCTCTAATTTCTAATATGCTGTTTGGTGCGAAGGAAGCGGCTGTGCTAGCTCCTGCCAGTACTTGTTTGCCGTGCTTCGTGTCGGCCCGTGTTTATCCAACAGGCAGGACTGGTGTGGTGTTGGGGTGGTCAGTGGAAGCGACGTGAGAATATGCTGTTGGGTATTGGGTAGAGCAAGAGCATCCAAAGAAGCGTCTGTTTCTTTGGAGCCCTAGTAAATGGTTGGACACAATCCTGTTGGGTTGCGATGGTGACAAGTCTGAGGAGGAGAGACAGCTAGAGGTCAGTGAAGACTGATTAACTGTTCGAGACTTAACGAGTCTCCTTTCTGTGCGCGAACAgcagggtgaggagatggaggCCTGCGAGGAGCTGGCGCTCGCTCTGACAAGAGGGCTGCAGCTGGACACCCAGAGGAGCAGTCGGGATTCCTTGCAGTGCTCCAGCGGCTACAGCACCCAGACAACAACTCCGTGCTGTTCAGAGGACACGATCCCATCTCAAGGTACCCGTCCAAGAGACGTTCTTTTTCAGAGCTTTCCCAGCCTGACCATCATACGCTCACCCCTCGGTGCCAAGGAGATGTATTCCAGCAGCTATCCCTCACTGACTTTGTAGTCAGCTGGGGAGAAAGGTGTGAACGTTACTGTTGTGAAGTTTTTTCCAGCTTGGAATGCAGCCTGGATTCATTAACTAAGTAGAAACCTGGATTGCTGCATGCTGACCAGTCATATTTTCTTGTGCATTACTGGAATGGGTTTTAGCTTGAGGGTGCCACCATTTTAAAGAAGATGCTGGAATTACATTTCTTGGGTTAAGTGGAATGACACTGGTTTTGCATCATACACTTCTTGTGGTGGTAGTGTCCTTTCACACACGCGTCTTGGCAAATACGCACTCATGAGCTTTGCTTTCTTGCTCGTGCTTTGCTTTATTGCTCTGTCAGTACTCTGAATCTGCTCTTGGTTTCCATTTGTGACCTTTTATTTCCTACTTAAGCAGAAATTGTCATAATTGGAAAAAGAATCCATTGGAGACCTTTAAGTTGGACGTACCTGGGAAGGTGCATATAAGGCGATGGGTTTTGTACCCATTTTCAGAACCAGCAGCGAGATGAGAGGGACTGAGTTTGGTGTCTGCAGTTCAGAAACCGCCTTGTTTGCTCAGCTGAGGTCGGTCGTGGTGTGCAGTCACAAGAGGCAGGAGGGCTTGCGGAGGGCCTGGCTTGGCTCAGCAGTTCCATGGAAAGGAGGGAAACCGACACAATTATTAAAGCTGAGGCTGAGTTTTCAGACCTGGCAGCTGGGGTTTACTTTGTTTGCAAAATAAGCAAATTTGCTGCTGAAATCACTGGCACATGTTCCCCCGAGCCCCACATTGCCTAGTCTAAAATACCCTTCTTAGTCACTGACTGTTTTACATATTTGCATCTACAAGTGGTAACATATGGCTTGTAGGATGCTGGGTTTGGTATCTTAATTTTGGCAACAAACATGGAGTCTTGGTTACTTGATTAGTTCATTTCAGAGAAGGTACTGAATGTGTAAAGTTCTCGTTCACAAGAGATGTGGGCAACCTGCAGCTTTAGGGTCCGTCTGCTGCAGTGCCTGCCTTCAGCCCCGCTCTCTGAGAATCTTGGTCACGGTATCTCAGGCTTCCTGCCTCCTAGAAGCCTCCCTTAATTGCTGTTGACCTCCTGGCTTTTATTGTTTATGTATACTTGTTTGGTTATACATACTTTAGACTTACTGACGTGactcagctgcttctccagcttgTTCCTGACTCTGTCTTTTGGCATCAGTTTCAGATTATGATTATTTCTCTGTGAGTGGTGACCAGGAGGCAGAACAGCAAGAGTTTGACAAATCTTCCACCATCCCAAGAAACAGCGACATTAGCCAGTCCTATCGCAGAATGTTTCAAACCAAGCGTCCTGCTTCCACCGCAGGTCTACCAACCACGCTTGGACCGGTCATAGTCACCCCCGGCGTCGCCACCATCAGACGGACCCCTTCCACCAAGCCTTCAGTCAGACGCGGCACCATCGGGGGAGGCCCGATTCCCATCAAGACGCCGGTGATTCCTGTCAAAACACCAACTGTCCCCGATATCCCAGGGGGGCTGCCCGGCGCCCTCGCCGGGACAGAAGAATGCCCCGAGCAAAGTCCCGAGTCTCCGGCAGCGGGAGATGGCGGGCAAGGTGTCACCAGCATGCCCTCATCCTCATGGAGCGGACAAGCATCCGTCAACCCTCCGCCGTCAAGCCAGAAACTGAGCGCTGGTGACGAGCAGAGGCAAGCGGTCCCTGAGAGCGAGGGGGAAGACGGCGACCGGGATGGTGTCAGCAGCCTGGCGCCCGCCGGCCAGCCGGAGCTCGATCCCGCGGAGCTGAGTCCTGGGGACGCCCCCCAAGGTGAAGACATGCTGAACGCCATCCGGCGCGGCGTCAAACTGAAGAAGACGACCACGAATGATCGCTCAGCACCTCGTATTTCCTAGGAGTGGAAGAGCTGCCAGAGTACTCAGCCGCCGAGAATGAACTGTGAGGAAACTAATTTGTCTCTGTCCATTCCAATCTGTAATCAATGAATTTTTTTAAGATACTCGGTAACAGACAGTCTGAAAGTActctaaaagagaaaaacaaggtgAAAGAGCGTAGTAAGACATAATCTTCACTGGtgttttaatttgtaaatatCAATGATTTCGTTTCTGCATTTTTTTGATCTAAGttacacttttaattttttctgaaggTGCCAAATCCCATTTACCTTTTTTATAACTCTCTTTGTAAAGTTTTAAatcataggagaaaaaaaaaatgtcgaGTAGTTAACTTCAGCAAAGGGATTTAatgaaaatttggcttttttgcGAGCTTTTGTAGAGCGCCTTGTAATAGtgaggttaaaaaaacaaaacaacggGACTTATTTTGAAGTTTAAGTCGAACTGTAAGGAACAGATCCTCgtttaagtattaaaaaaaataaatgtttgcaaagCGGGAATAAAAATTGACAATAAAAGCAATATATAATGCAAGGAAGAAACCTGCAGTTGGTAGAGTATTTGGGGGGTAGTGGGGGGAGGGAGATGCCGTCAAAATAGCAGATGCTGTTGCACAAAAGTAGCCTAGTAGGATTAATTACTAGTAGCTTCATGGTAAATGCATCAGAATAAGCCATATTGGATTgcagtgttttgtttctgtagggTGTTTTAAAAGACTGGGTTTTTTCCACGTTTCTTTTCCGACTGCACAGCCGCAACTCTCAGTCACGTGCATGCAGCCTGAGCTCCGCGGGCTTGGTCCTTCCGCCCTCGCTTTCCGTTCCGCTCATCCTTTCACTGAGTACAAACAAGGACGACAGGCTTCAGGCAGTTACAAATGGGAAAACGTTTTTAAAACGCAAGCAGGGAGTTCTTAGATATtatcaaaatgcctttttctgaC of Rissa tridactyla isolate bRisTri1 chromosome 2, bRisTri1.patW.cur.20221130, whole genome shotgun sequence contains these proteins:
- the MTSS1 gene encoding protein MTSS 1 isoform X10, whose amino-acid sequence is MEAVIEKECSALGGLFQTIISDMKGSYPVWEDFINKAGKLQSQLRTTVVAAAAFLDAFQKVADMATNTRGGTREIGSALTRMCMRHRSIESKLRQFSSALIDCLINPLQEQMEEWKKVANQLDKDHAKEYKKARQEIKKKSSDTLKLQKKAKKGRGDIQPQLDSALQDVNDKYLLLEETEKQAVRKALIEERGRFCTFISMLRPVIEEEISMLGEITHLQTISDDLKSLTMDPHKLPSSSEQVILDLKGSDYSWSYQTPPSSPSTTMSRKSSVCSSLNSVNSSDSRSSGSHSHSPSSHYRYRSSNLPQQAPMRLSSVSSHDSGFMSQDAFQSKSPSPMPPEAPNQLSNGFYHCSLSSDPSVASVGAGPFPHFPPVSRAWTRAPSALLPDYVHYYTIGPGMLPSSKIPSWKDWAKPGPYDQPMVNTLQRRKEKREPDLNGGAQSGPPVSPEEAQRPRSMTVSAATRGEEMEACEELALALTRGLQLDTQRSSRDSLQCSSGYSTQTTTPCCSEDTIPSQVSDYDYFSVSGDQEAEQQEFDKSSTIPRNSDISQSYRRMFQTKRPASTAGLPTTLGPVIVTPGVATIRRTPSTKPSVRRGTIGGGPIPIKTPVIPVKTPTVPDIPGGLPGALAGTEECPEQSPESPAAGDGGQGVTSMPSSSWSGQASVNPPPSSQKLSAGDEQRQAVPESEGEDGDRDGVSSLAPAGQPELDPAELSPGDAPQGEDMLNAIRRGVKLKKTTTNDRSAPRIS
- the MTSS1 gene encoding protein MTSS 1 isoform X7, translated to MEAVIEKECSALGGLFQTIISDMKGSYPVWEDFINKAGKLQSQLRTTVVAAAAFLDAFQKVADMATNTRGGTREIGSALTRMCMRHRSIESKLRQFSSALIDCLINPLQEQMEEWKKVANQLDKDHAKEYKKARQEIKKKSSDTLKLQKKAKKAEALGRGDIQPQLDSALQDVNDKYLLLEETEKQAVRKALIEERGRFCTFISMLRPVIEEEISMLGEITHLQTISDDLKSLTMDPHKLPSSSEQVILDLKGSDYSWSYQTPPSSPSTTMSRKSSVCSSLNSVNSSDSRSSGSHSHSPSSHYRYRSSNLPQQAPMRLSSVSSHDSGFMSQDAFQSKSPSPMPPEAPNQLSNGFYHCSLSSDPSVASVGAGPFPHFPPVSRAWTRAPSALLPDYVHYYTIGPGMLPSSKIPSWKDWAKPGPYDQPMVNTLQRRKEKREPDLNGGAQSGPPVSPEEAQRPRSMTVSAATRQGEEMEACEELALALTRGLQLDTQRSSRDSLQCSSGYSTQTTTPCCSEDTIPSQVSDYDYFSVSGDQEAEQQEFDKSSTIPRNSDISQSYRRMFQTKRPASTAGLPTTLGPVIVTPGVATIRRTPSTKPSVRRGTIGGGPIPIKTPVIPVKTPTVPDIPGGLPGALAGTEECPEQSPESPAAGDGGQGVTSMPSSSWSGQASVNPPPSSQKLSAGDEQRQAVPESEGEDGDRDGVSSLAPAGQPELDPAELSPGDAPQGEDMLNAIRRGVKLKKTTTNDRSAPRIS